From the genome of Ignavibacteriales bacterium, one region includes:
- a CDS encoding MotA/TolQ/ExbB proton channel family protein, translated as MKLIDMFLKGGLVMWPILACSIIGLAIAIEKFIVIRKSKINVPAFSIKIRGILKKKDVASAMGYCMEEKSPIANIIRRGLKKIKFGRRRVLEAIEVAGKQEISKLEKGLSTLATVAGAAPMLGFLGTVTGMIAAFMKIQELQGSASPADLASGIWEALLTTAFGLFVGIPALALYNYFVSIINKIVLDMERVATDVLDVLDETEKDFTEDEEAEL; from the coding sequence ATGAAATTAATTGACATGTTCCTCAAAGGCGGATTAGTAATGTGGCCAATTCTAGCATGCTCTATAATCGGGTTGGCTATTGCGATAGAAAAATTTATTGTAATTCGTAAATCAAAAATAAATGTTCCAGCTTTTTCAATTAAGATCCGGGGAATACTGAAGAAAAAAGATGTTGCCAGCGCAATGGGGTATTGCATGGAAGAGAAATCTCCAATCGCAAATATAATCCGGCGTGGTTTAAAGAAAATTAAATTTGGGCGAAGAAGAGTTTTAGAAGCAATTGAAGTCGCCGGTAAACAAGAAATTAGTAAACTTGAAAAAGGGCTTTCAACACTTGCAACTGTTGCCGGAGCCGCTCCAATGTTAGGTTTTCTTGGTACTGTAACCGGAATGATTGCCGCATTTATGAAAATTCAAGAACTTCAAGGAAGTGCAAGTCCTGCGGATCTCGCTTCGGGTATATGGGAGGCACTGCTTACCACCGCTTTCGGTTTGTTTGTTGGAATTCCAGCGCTTGCACTCTATAACTATTTTGTAAGCATAATTAATAAAATTGTATTGGATATGGAAAGGGTTGCAACAGATGTACTGGATGTGCTGGATGAAACTGAAAAAGATTTTACCGAAGATGAAGAAGCGGAGTTATAG
- a CDS encoding periplasmic heavy metal sensor, whose translation MKKLSIYFIGLLLLGSYSIFAQPAKEGPPFGQRGDRIKTALKLTPEQEKKFDDLKYQHQQGVVDINAKIQKNRLELKKMIADGNIDDKKILQLVEDNSKLQGDIKYSATKHWLDVYKILNDEQKAIFTKFVSRMTDSRAGMGRMKAGMRNWMGRKGSGMMMQHGKGMPKQDEMK comes from the coding sequence ATGAAAAAGCTAAGTATTTACTTCATCGGGTTGTTGCTTTTGGGAAGTTATTCGATTTTCGCGCAACCAGCCAAAGAAGGTCCTCCATTTGGACAAAGAGGAGACCGAATTAAAACGGCGTTAAAACTTACTCCGGAACAGGAAAAAAAGTTCGATGATCTGAAGTACCAGCATCAACAGGGAGTAGTAGATATTAATGCTAAGATTCAAAAAAACCGTCTTGAGTTAAAAAAGATGATTGCAGACGGAAATATTGATGATAAGAAAATTTTACAACTCGTCGAAGATAACAGTAAATTACAAGGTGATATTAAATACTCGGCAACAAAACATTGGCTAGATGTTTACAAGATTCTCAACGATGAACAAAAAGCTATTTTCACAAAATTTGTTTCTCGGATGACTGATTCCAGAGCAGGTATGGGAAGGATGAAAGCAGGTATGAGAAATTGGATGGGTAGAAAAGGATCCGGAATGATGATGCAACATGGAAAAGGAATGCCAAAACAAGATGAAATGAAGTGA
- a CDS encoding biopolymer transporter ExbD gives MKIESSHKVISMFNFSSLTDIVMLLLIFFLLSSQFVMQTGVKVKLPGAKNNEQAQPTNFSVTITDQNKIYVGADEVSLSSLSAKLSTARSSNLNENLTIRADKSVRIDIIIKVIDAAKGIGVDKFTIQTEKISF, from the coding sequence ATGAAAATTGAATCTTCACACAAAGTTATTAGCATGTTCAATTTTTCGTCTCTTACAGATATTGTTATGCTGCTTCTGATCTTTTTCCTCTTATCGTCTCAATTTGTAATGCAGACAGGAGTTAAAGTAAAGTTACCGGGAGCTAAAAATAATGAACAAGCACAGCCGACAAATTTTTCAGTTACGATAACTGACCAAAATAAAATTTATGTAGGCGCTGATGAAGTAAGTTTATCCTCCCTAAGTGCGAAATTGTCTACTGCCAGGTCGAGTAATTTAAATGAAAATTTGACTATACGGGCTGATAAATCGGTAAGGATTGATATAATAATCAAAGTAATTGATGCTGCCAAAGGAATCGGTGTAGATAAATTCACAATTCAAACGGAAAAGATTAGTTTCTAA
- a CDS encoding energy transducer TonB has protein sequence MLIKEPRNISYVISISFHILLAIIFLFIKMSTDSPAEDYLLVGFGSGSGLGNPSSIGTTKTIDENKTTPEKSVDKKDKLKKVDLPKANQTDENNVVVKNDKKKENSEIATSEIKPLVKGDNKKTGSEIGGEGDGGFGFELDFGGKGVRRIYSYNLPEYPEGVAKEIDVKLRFTILPDGTVSRIVPLIKADARLEFVAINSLKQWRFEPLPSNAKQVEQTVVIIFPYRLL, from the coding sequence ATGTTGATAAAAGAACCTCGAAACATATCGTATGTGATTTCCATATCCTTTCACATTTTACTTGCAATTATTTTTTTGTTTATTAAGATGTCTACCGATTCTCCTGCCGAGGATTATTTATTAGTCGGTTTTGGCTCAGGCAGCGGATTAGGCAACCCGAGTTCAATAGGGACTACAAAGACTATAGATGAGAATAAAACCACGCCGGAAAAAAGTGTTGATAAAAAAGATAAATTAAAAAAAGTTGATCTTCCAAAAGCGAACCAGACAGACGAGAACAATGTAGTTGTTAAAAACGATAAGAAAAAAGAAAATTCAGAAATTGCTACATCTGAAATAAAACCTCTTGTTAAAGGAGACAATAAAAAAACTGGAAGTGAGATTGGCGGCGAAGGTGACGGCGGATTCGGATTTGAACTGGATTTTGGCGGCAAAGGTGTGAGAAGAATCTATAGTTACAATTTACCTGAATACCCTGAGGGCGTTGCAAAAGAAATTGACGTTAAATTACGCTTTACAATCTTGCCGGATGGTACCGTAAGTAGAATTGTTCCTCTAATAAAAGCAGATGCACGCTTAGAATTTGTCGCCATCAATTCATTAAAACAATGGCGGTTCGAACCTTTGCCGTCAAATGCAAAACAGGTTGAACAAACAGTAGTTATTATTTTTCCTTATCGTCTTCTGTAA
- a CDS encoding tetratricopeptide repeat protein has protein sequence MRKKILIILLITASISAQQISDKFSSAVGFYNDHNFGTAFQIFKEIISENKLDEQNLASAKFYSADCLLNLNQLDGAASELESFIDQYKYSNYRDAALYKLGTIYVQKGEYRKARERLSTLLMEYKNGEYYGSAYYWIGEAFFAESKFIDAIENFKEAISQKLTNRFIVNSYYSLGQVYEKTNDYSLAVASYDELLAYYKDDPMAPKSQMRIGVCYFILKDYDNAILELTDPLVNKLQPKELIEAKYFLASSYSRLKDYNNAEQVYTNLLNNPEDESIKNKINFSLAWIYFQQNKYDEAYKIFNQLSENPSDSLKIQSLYWSGECKRYLGDINSANAIFKLLIEKYPEHPLASKAQLGIGSLLFNNSNTADAEKALLNATISEDKPTRGRAYTLLGEIRLNRKLFDEAKKYFSEALKLTSNQSELNNRALFGLSVSEYYLNNYDTAIKNLEELKLRAKNFENDKVNFYLAESYFSKGQYAASLKNYNSIKSSSEDLIRQSVLGKGYSYFNLKDFPNSIYYFNEFLAKYKSDKNINEVKLRLADSYFGNKNFDKASGIYREIFSKEKVDLNNDLAYYQYGQSLFKAGKASEAIEVFQNLQEKFPRSKYRDESQYVIGWINFQQNKFDEAIKSYMKLIESSSRSNLKPVAYYSIGDSYFNLGQYDSSIVFYSKVLTEYPNTQYIFDAVSGIQYAYVAEGKPEQAINFIDQFIAANPSSKYNDQLFFKKGDLYYSIQKYDEAMKIYKEFIDKYPSSTLIANAYYWIGKSAANMKNETEAINNFTFAKARSPKSDIGISSAIELANIYSSKNQFSAAVSVLKESSDAVPTSNRVPELLFLQGVNEVKDNKIAEAASIYDQIINYYEGSIFSAKAKVELGILKLKQNNYEEAQALLKEVGDKRTDDIGAQAQYYYGVSLFNQNKIEDAISALVRVRSVYGAYDEWYSKSLLMLGDCYVKLKDKKQAREMYRAVLSKHPTGELATEAKRKMNQL, from the coding sequence ATGAGAAAAAAAATATTAATCATTTTATTAATTACGGCCTCTATTTCCGCACAGCAGATAAGCGATAAATTTTCCTCAGCTGTCGGTTTTTATAATGATCATAATTTTGGAACAGCGTTTCAAATATTCAAAGAGATTATTTCTGAAAATAAACTTGATGAACAAAATCTTGCTTCCGCAAAATTTTATTCTGCGGATTGTTTACTTAATCTAAACCAGCTGGATGGTGCCGCAAGTGAACTTGAATCCTTTATTGATCAATATAAATATTCCAATTACCGAGACGCCGCTTTATATAAACTGGGAACAATTTATGTTCAAAAGGGGGAATATCGTAAAGCCCGTGAACGGCTTTCAACTTTACTAATGGAATATAAGAATGGCGAATATTACGGTTCGGCATACTACTGGATTGGAGAAGCTTTCTTCGCCGAAAGTAAATTTATAGATGCTATAGAAAATTTTAAAGAAGCGATATCTCAAAAACTAACAAATAGGTTTATTGTTAATAGTTACTATTCGCTCGGTCAAGTTTATGAAAAAACAAATGATTACTCGCTTGCTGTTGCAAGTTATGATGAATTACTTGCTTATTACAAAGACGATCCGATGGCTCCCAAATCTCAGATGAGAATTGGAGTCTGCTACTTTATTCTGAAGGATTATGATAATGCAATTCTCGAATTGACCGATCCTTTAGTTAATAAATTACAGCCGAAGGAATTAATTGAAGCAAAATACTTTTTGGCAAGTTCTTATAGTAGATTGAAAGATTATAATAATGCCGAGCAAGTGTATACCAATCTACTCAACAATCCGGAAGACGAATCGATAAAGAATAAAATAAATTTTAGCCTGGCGTGGATCTATTTTCAGCAAAATAAGTATGATGAAGCATATAAAATTTTTAATCAACTATCCGAAAATCCAAGCGATTCACTTAAAATCCAATCGTTATATTGGAGCGGTGAGTGTAAACGGTATCTTGGAGATATCAATTCGGCAAATGCAATATTTAAACTTCTTATAGAAAAATATCCCGAGCATCCTTTAGCATCCAAAGCACAGCTTGGAATCGGATCTTTGTTATTCAACAACAGTAATACAGCAGATGCAGAGAAGGCTTTACTTAATGCGACTATTTCGGAAGATAAGCCAACACGCGGCAGAGCTTATACCCTGCTTGGCGAAATCCGCCTAAACCGAAAATTATTTGATGAGGCGAAAAAATACTTTTCTGAAGCCCTAAAGCTGACATCGAATCAATCTGAACTTAATAATAGGGCGCTATTCGGGCTTTCAGTATCGGAATATTACTTAAACAATTATGACACAGCAATAAAGAATTTGGAAGAATTGAAACTACGAGCTAAAAATTTTGAAAACGATAAAGTTAATTTTTATTTAGCAGAATCATATTTTTCCAAAGGACAGTATGCTGCTTCACTAAAAAATTATAACTCAATTAAATCATCTTCCGAAGATTTAATTAGGCAGTCTGTTCTCGGTAAAGGGTATTCGTATTTCAATTTGAAAGATTTTCCTAATTCGATCTATTATTTCAATGAATTTTTAGCAAAATATAAATCCGATAAAAATATAAACGAAGTGAAACTCCGTCTTGCGGACAGCTATTTTGGGAATAAAAATTTTGACAAGGCAAGCGGTATTTACCGGGAAATCTTTTCTAAGGAAAAAGTTGATCTCAATAACGATTTGGCTTATTACCAATACGGTCAATCGTTATTCAAAGCGGGAAAAGCGAGCGAGGCAATTGAAGTGTTCCAAAACCTTCAAGAAAAATTTCCACGCTCAAAGTATCGTGATGAATCGCAATATGTAATTGGCTGGATTAATTTTCAGCAAAATAAATTCGATGAAGCAATTAAAAGTTATATGAAATTGATCGAATCGTCTTCTCGGTCTAACTTAAAACCGGTAGCTTATTATTCAATTGGAGATTCGTATTTCAATCTCGGGCAGTATGATTCTTCGATTGTGTTTTATTCCAAAGTATTAACTGAATATCCAAATACACAATATATATTTGATGCGGTTAGCGGAATCCAGTATGCGTACGTTGCCGAAGGGAAACCGGAACAAGCAATTAATTTTATCGATCAATTCATTGCGGCAAACCCGAGTTCAAAATACAACGACCAATTATTTTTTAAAAAGGGCGATCTATACTACAGCATTCAGAAATATGATGAAGCTATGAAAATTTATAAAGAATTTATTGATAAGTATCCCAGCAGCACATTGATAGCGAATGCATATTACTGGATTGGGAAAAGTGCCGCTAATATGAAAAATGAAACCGAGGCAATAAATAATTTTACGTTTGCTAAAGCACGTTCACCAAAATCCGATATCGGAATTTCATCGGCTATCGAACTCGCAAATATTTATTCCTCCAAGAATCAATTCTCTGCTGCCGTAAGTGTGTTAAAAGAAAGTTCCGATGCGGTACCAACCTCAAACCGGGTACCCGAGCTTTTATTTCTACAAGGAGTTAATGAAGTAAAAGATAACAAAATTGCCGAAGCGGCATCTATTTATGATCAGATAATCAATTATTACGAGGGATCAATTTTTTCCGCTAAAGCAAAAGTTGAATTAGGCATTCTGAAATTGAAACAGAATAATTACGAAGAAGCTCAAGCATTGTTAAAAGAAGTCGGTGATAAAAGAACGGACGACATCGGTGCGCAAGCGCAATATTATTACGGCGTATCGCTGTTCAACCAGAATAAAATTGAAGATGCCATAAGCGCATTAGTTCGGGTGCGTTCTGTTTATGGCGCTTATGATGAGTGGTATTCGAAATCATTGTTGATGTTAGGTGATTGTTACGTTAAGCTGAAAGACAAGAAACAAGCTCGGGAAATGTACAGAGCAGTTTTAAGCAAACATCCAACCGGTGAGTTGGCAACTGAAGCAAAAAGAAAAATGAATCAGCTATGA
- a CDS encoding DUF92 domain-containing protein, translating to MLFQNYLIGLFFASLISYLSYRMRLLTWSGAIATFILAQLIFDFGGMKWSIPIIIFFISSSILTKYNNQKNKEVRNYFEKNGARDYLQVIANGGIGGILVLLNTFSNNELFYLIYIASLSSVCADTWATEFGTWRKTATYNLINLKPVEQGTSGGISFIGLIGSLLGSLCIALSAIGWVEISYIQFVILILLAGCLGSLFDSILGASVQVQYVCLVCNKVTERKIHCGIRTNRLRGIGWINNDVVNLFTGIMGAVLIVILKSLLKF from the coding sequence ATGCTATTTCAAAATTATTTAATAGGATTGTTCTTCGCCTCGTTGATCTCATATCTCTCGTATAGAATGAGATTATTGACGTGGAGCGGGGCAATAGCCACATTTATTCTGGCTCAATTGATCTTTGATTTCGGAGGTATGAAATGGTCCATTCCTATTATCATATTTTTTATTTCATCGAGCATTCTTACAAAATATAATAATCAAAAAAATAAAGAGGTGAGAAATTATTTTGAGAAAAATGGTGCTCGCGATTATCTCCAAGTAATTGCAAATGGCGGAATAGGCGGAATTCTTGTACTTTTAAATACATTTTCTAACAATGAGCTTTTCTATTTGATTTATATTGCAAGTTTATCATCGGTTTGTGCGGATACATGGGCTACTGAATTTGGAACTTGGAGAAAAACTGCTACGTATAATCTAATAAATCTGAAGCCCGTTGAACAGGGAACTTCCGGAGGAATCTCATTCATTGGTTTAATTGGCTCATTGCTGGGATCTCTTTGCATCGCACTTTCGGCGATTGGATGGGTAGAGATTTCTTATATTCAATTTGTAATTTTAATTTTATTGGCAGGGTGTTTGGGAAGTCTTTTTGACAGCATTCTGGGTGCTTCTGTTCAAGTGCAATATGTATGTCTTGTGTGTAATAAAGTAACTGAGAGAAAAATTCATTGCGGTATAAGAACGAATCGGTTGAGAGGGATCGGCTGGATTAACAACGATGTTGTTAATTTATTCACTGGAATCATGGGTGCAGTCCTAATCGTCATTTTGAAAAGTCTATTAAAATTCTGA
- a CDS encoding RNA polymerase sigma factor — MKHCMGTVQDNDFELINRFLAGEEVAFNLIVKKYQKKIYWHARQMLGNHLEADEVTQEVLIVLFNKLRSFNFNSSLYTWIYKIVSTRSLNQIRKRQIQKFFSIDSADNDFELKDNTDIIEDYSNKEKLERVEKILQKIPPKQREIFIMRNYDQLTYEEISKITGKSIGGLKANYFHALKKVLELSNEK, encoded by the coding sequence ATGAAACATTGTATGGGAACTGTGCAGGATAACGACTTTGAACTGATTAATCGATTTTTAGCCGGCGAAGAAGTCGCGTTTAATTTGATTGTTAAAAAATATCAGAAAAAAATTTATTGGCATGCGAGACAAATGTTAGGTAATCATTTAGAAGCAGATGAAGTAACACAGGAAGTTTTGATAGTTCTTTTTAACAAATTGAGAAGTTTTAATTTTAACAGCTCTCTTTATACATGGATCTATAAGATTGTGAGCACAAGAAGTCTAAATCAGATCCGTAAGAGACAAATACAGAAATTTTTTTCTATTGACTCGGCAGATAATGATTTCGAATTAAAAGATAACACTGACATTATAGAAGATTATTCCAATAAGGAAAAGTTGGAAAGAGTCGAAAAAATTTTACAAAAAATTCCTCCTAAGCAAAGAGAAATATTTATTATGAGAAATTACGATCAGCTGACATATGAGGAGATTTCCAAAATAACGGGTAAAAGTATTGGTGGATTAAAAGCGAATTATTTTCATGCATTGAAGAAAGTGTTGGAGTTGTCAAATGAAAAATAA
- a CDS encoding NHL repeat-containing protein has translation MKLKHYLLILLFTAIKLVSAQNLVSFGQIGAFNAASSFSINPAGFIYVSDPGKNEIIKLDTLGKIIKSIGGYGWGESSFDDPIDVYANTLNVYVSDKNNNRIQMFDKDLNFLSQFSTQNSNDDRNAFRYPTGSAVSTQGDLFIFDSDNNRILKYNMKGEFQLTIGGFDAGAYSLSSPKQFAVTRNKILVVDANWLVVFDQFGNGIKKINLEIIPENINASFQNITVNDKSHIILFYESNLETGNFNPITFKPNIDEEIVDTLVFNNKLYLLTKNSIFIFNIILKD, from the coding sequence ATGAAACTAAAACATTACCTGTTAATTTTACTTTTTACTGCTATTAAGCTCGTTTCGGCACAAAATCTGGTATCATTTGGCCAAATTGGCGCTTTTAATGCCGCTAGCTCATTTTCTATAAATCCGGCTGGATTTATTTACGTATCCGACCCGGGTAAGAATGAAATTATAAAACTCGATACTCTTGGAAAAATAATAAAATCAATTGGAGGATACGGTTGGGGAGAATCTTCATTCGATGACCCCATTGATGTTTATGCCAATACATTAAATGTTTACGTCTCCGATAAAAATAACAACCGTATTCAAATGTTCGACAAAGACTTAAATTTTCTTTCTCAATTCTCAACTCAAAATTCGAATGATGACAGGAATGCATTCCGATATCCAACCGGATCTGCTGTATCAACTCAAGGAGATTTATTTATTTTTGATTCCGACAATAACAGAATATTAAAATATAATATGAAAGGAGAATTCCAACTTACCATAGGAGGGTTTGATGCCGGTGCCTATTCTCTTTCATCTCCCAAACAGTTTGCAGTTACAAGAAATAAAATATTAGTTGTTGATGCAAATTGGTTAGTGGTATTCGATCAGTTTGGCAACGGTATAAAAAAAATTAATTTAGAAATCATTCCGGAAAATATTAACGCTTCATTTCAGAATATTACGGTAAATGATAAATCGCACATAATTTTGTTTTACGAATCAAATCTTGAGACAGGAAATTTTAACCCGATCACATTTAAACCGAATATAGATGAGGAGATAGTTGATACACTTGTATTCAACAACAAGCTCTACCTTCTTACAAAGAACTCGATCTTTATTTTTAATATTATTCTAAAAGATTGA
- a CDS encoding SPOR domain-containing protein: MKIAQLQKKVADVLGVSASQKNLAFEIFIDKISEILLEDITIKVPRIGFFQLKTVSFKNVNRPLIFSPLSEDFLKDARQLYLTIDVKPKTKNTVEFDSDIFSIGVGKPLLPLSIDEQPDTETSYAMLKKSIEERVKELLTESDQIPNFNIWDDYYKAPSKYEDEIGEETKNQLSELTSDLKFKKEDVPDKSHENTLENYETLLPGIDKSEPPEEFNQFIVNNDSQDGTGDSKNKTDRKEDISESDSGKTGETITIGKEIRIEEEIISSDEDFSELEKMKYEDSHNQQITIAELMDGATSTMSETNISGGDEYVKDENIVPIKETIDRILADEKLKEDKNKIDNYDDELHEQNISAFEELHKIKDEVISSEEFNADLLEETGHEISNEKIESSLENAETPAGEIEEGKKSIFEELHQINDEVISSQETEENSGNENEHEIKSEVIETEKVNVEIPSDESDKQNSQLIEHVSKWNDGEETEEIDDETLSDNDNQKVEWNWGDELREEFGIPKVVGEELKYEMIDEIGETGGGLELTDDYLNDSETTKGLFDQLEKTLEREFNIDERPKNRFTNSDKKSTIDRNNLKKVVLEFSGPPAKYEFVEDRSSGKEKRMAITLIDENGENNYKTHPTSDNEPGEKYKDNYFRKMALIIFGSFIIVGSIVVFIILKGNSNKESQNKSNLTQQAKDNTAANDSAIIFTPEQIGQTNKDTSANPYEINDFPRTAFPPVPIKDATDKQILETIKNETAKLQSAQKAKVTPSEKQSAANVINKDRGKNVTSETRVSDRVYYDGKNYNLQISSWPNRARAEEELSRLRKLGANAIIVEANLPQKGGMWYRIRLGPYKTQKEAEEILKKNNF, encoded by the coding sequence ATGAAGATAGCCCAATTACAAAAGAAAGTTGCCGACGTTCTCGGAGTATCTGCATCTCAAAAAAATTTGGCGTTTGAGATCTTTATAGATAAAATTTCCGAGATACTTCTCGAAGATATTACTATCAAGGTTCCGCGTATCGGATTCTTCCAGTTAAAAACGGTATCCTTTAAGAATGTAAATCGTCCGTTAATATTTTCTCCGCTCTCAGAAGATTTTTTAAAAGATGCCCGTCAGCTCTATCTTACTATTGATGTAAAACCAAAAACGAAAAATACAGTTGAATTCGATTCGGATATTTTTAGCATAGGAGTCGGGAAACCTTTATTGCCATTGTCAATTGATGAACAGCCTGATACAGAAACATCTTACGCAATGTTGAAAAAATCGATTGAAGAAAGAGTTAAAGAACTTTTAACCGAGTCTGATCAAATTCCAAATTTTAACATTTGGGATGATTACTATAAAGCCCCAAGTAAATATGAAGATGAAATTGGCGAAGAAACAAAGAATCAGCTTTCCGAACTAACTTCAGATCTAAAATTCAAGAAAGAAGATGTTCCAGATAAATCTCATGAAAACACATTAGAAAATTATGAGACCCTTTTGCCTGGAATAGATAAATCTGAACCGCCGGAAGAGTTTAATCAATTTATTGTAAATAATGATTCACAGGATGGAACTGGAGATTCAAAAAATAAAACCGATCGAAAGGAAGATATAAGTGAGTCAGATTCGGGAAAAACCGGGGAGACTATTACTATTGGAAAAGAAATTAGAATTGAGGAAGAAATTATTTCTTCGGATGAAGATTTTTCTGAATTAGAAAAAATGAAATACGAAGACAGTCATAATCAGCAAATTACAATTGCTGAATTGATGGATGGGGCAACTTCTACAATGTCTGAAACGAATATTAGCGGTGGTGATGAGTATGTTAAAGATGAGAACATAGTTCCGATAAAAGAAACAATCGACAGAATTCTAGCTGATGAAAAACTAAAAGAAGATAAAAATAAAATTGATAATTATGATGATGAATTGCATGAGCAAAATATTTCTGCTTTTGAGGAACTTCATAAGATAAAGGACGAAGTGATTTCCTCTGAAGAATTTAACGCGGATTTATTAGAAGAAACCGGACATGAAATTTCAAATGAGAAAATAGAGAGCAGTTTAGAGAATGCTGAAACCCCTGCTGGTGAAATAGAAGAAGGTAAAAAATCGATTTTTGAAGAACTTCACCAAATTAACGATGAAGTGATTTCCTCTCAAGAAACAGAAGAAAATTCCGGCAATGAAAATGAACATGAAATTAAAAGTGAAGTAATAGAAACAGAGAAAGTGAATGTTGAAATTCCATCTGATGAATCAGATAAACAAAATAGTCAGTTAATTGAACATGTCAGTAAATGGAATGACGGTGAGGAGACAGAGGAAATTGATGATGAAACTCTTTCTGATAATGATAACCAGAAAGTTGAATGGAACTGGGGTGATGAACTTCGGGAAGAATTTGGAATTCCGAAAGTTGTTGGAGAAGAATTAAAATATGAGATGATTGACGAAATTGGAGAAACCGGCGGCGGTCTTGAACTTACCGATGATTATTTAAATGACAGTGAAACAACCAAAGGTTTATTTGATCAATTGGAAAAAACTCTCGAGAGAGAATTTAATATTGATGAGAGACCAAAAAACAGATTCACTAATAGTGACAAAAAAAGCACTATTGATCGAAATAACCTTAAAAAAGTTGTTCTTGAATTTTCCGGACCTCCTGCTAAATACGAATTTGTAGAAGATCGTTCGAGCGGCAAAGAAAAGAGAATGGCAATTACACTAATTGATGAGAATGGTGAAAACAATTATAAAACACATCCTACTTCAGATAACGAACCGGGCGAAAAGTACAAAGACAATTATTTTAGGAAAATGGCACTAATAATTTTTGGTTCATTTATTATTGTCGGTTCAATAGTGGTATTTATTATACTAAAAGGAAACAGTAATAAAGAATCACAAAATAAATCGAATCTAACACAACAAGCAAAAGATAATACCGCTGCGAATGATTCGGCAATCATTTTTACTCCAGAACAAATTGGACAAACGAACAAAGATACTTCTGCAAATCCATATGAGATAAATGATTTTCCAAGAACAGCCTTTCCTCCTGTACCGATCAAGGATGCAACCGATAAACAAATCTTAGAGACAATTAAAAACGAAACAGCTAAACTGCAGTCTGCGCAGAAAGCAAAAGTTACGCCTTCCGAAAAACAATCGGCAGCCAATGTCATAAATAAAGACCGCGGTAAAAATGTTACGTCAGAGACACGCGTGAGTGATAGAGTCTATTACGACGGCAAAAACTATAATTTACAAATATCATCATGGCCTAACCGTGCTAGGGCTGAAGAAGAATTAAGCCGGCTGCGAAAACTTGGTGCAAATGCAATTATAGTTGAAGCGAACTTACCTCAGAAAGGCGGGATGTGGTATAGGATTCGACTAGGACCTTACAAAACTCAAAAAGAAGCTGAAGAAATTCTGAAAAAAAATAATTTTTAA
- a CDS encoding DUF2085 domain-containing protein, producing MRFQYRLALFLVLLIWFAGIFVEWLITLDNHFLFALPFLQKTYSLVCHQEKAKLMIFNHAETLTCARCTGIYLGLLLVSMIFLFKDYKRNFPIKFLLYASIPMIADVILYSINIYHYSKPVAFVSGLLLGSVGFLYLYKGLNNLIIELKN from the coding sequence ATGCGTTTTCAATATAGACTTGCCTTGTTTTTAGTCCTCTTAATTTGGTTCGCAGGAATATTTGTAGAATGGTTAATTACCCTCGACAACCATTTTTTATTTGCCCTTCCCTTTCTTCAAAAAACTTACTCGCTAGTCTGTCATCAGGAGAAAGCGAAGTTGATGATATTTAATCATGCTGAGACATTAACTTGCGCACGTTGCACCGGAATTTATCTCGGATTATTGCTTGTCTCAATGATTTTTTTATTTAAAGATTATAAAAGAAATTTTCCAATTAAGTTTTTACTCTACGCATCAATACCAATGATTGCTGATGTTATATTGTACTCGATAAATATCTATCATTACTCAAAACCAGTAGCATTTGTTAGCGGTTTACTTTTAGGTTCGGTCGGATTTTTATATCTTTACAAAGGATTGAATAATTTAATTATAGAATTGAAAAATTGA